The DNA region GCTGCGCCGAGCTGAAAAGCCGAACTGAAAAGAGAGCGCCGCGGGGTTGCCCGCGGCGCTCGGCCGAATCTGCCGGTCAAACCTTCAGGGTGAGCCTTGGCGCGGCTCTGTGACTAATCTGTAACTAATCCCTAACCAGGAAGACCGACTCGGGGGCCGGTACGGTGACCGCCGCGCTCGGCGCGAGGTCGATCTCACCCATGTGCTCGAGGATATCGTCGAAGCGCAAGACCGTGTCCTTGGTCTTTTCGGCGACGTAGAGGTTTAGGCCGTCAAAGGCGATGTAGACGGGGTTCCCCAAGGTCGAGGCGGGGCCATGCACATGCAGCCGCACGGGCGTCGGCCCCGCGGCGACGGAGGCGTTCCCCAGGACGAACAAGGCGCCGTTGCGGTCGAAGCCGGGCTGGTCGGCGGTGGTGGTCGGCCCCACATCGGAGAGGATGACGGCGTCGCCCTCAGGAACGTAGACGACGCCGTGAAGATTGGCCGCGACGCTCTCGCCGGAGCCGTCCGCCGCCGTCAGGACGACGACGCGGTCCGGTCCGGATGCCCCGCGCAGCACCGGAAAATCGTCGTAGACGAGCAGGCTGCCGCCCGTCATGGCGACGAACAGGCGGCCCGCCGCGGGGTCGTAGTCGAACCACCAGGGTTGCCCGTCCGCCCCTCCGAAGTCGGTGACGCTAAAGAGCGGCGCGGCGTCGCCCCCCTGATGGCTTGTGGCCCCGAGCGGCATGGCCGTGAGGCTCGGCCGCGCGTTACTGTTGTCGGCGATCAGCACCAGCTCGAGCTCCGCTATCACGCTCAGCCCTTTGGGTTCGACGAGGCCGACCGCCGCGCCCGTCATGACGCGGTCGCGCCCTAGCTCGAAGCGCTCGCCGTCGCGCCCTAGCGCGAGGCTCTCTAGGCGCATCACGCCACCGGGGTAGCTGTCGTCCGGCCCGTCGAAAAAGGTGACGAAGGCGTTGCCGGCGGGGTCTGCGGTGATACTCTCGAGCCCCACCGGTCCCCCCTCGGTGCTGAAGGCCACGGCGGCGCTGGAGAGATCGGGGGGCAATCTGTAGATTCTGCCGCGCGGCGGGTCGGCGGGAAGAAAGGGAAGGGGCGGATTGCTGGTGACCAGGACCGAGGTGACGGGCGCCCCCTCCGCGTCCGGTGACGGTTGGCCGGCCACGGCGAGGCCGGGCGCCAAGGCGGCGAGGCCGATGAGCAGGAGGAGAAGCCTCGGCGGGTGTGGAGGCGGGTGTGGGCGCAGCCGGGCGGCTGGGGCTGTGGGTGTAGGCTTCGGTGTAGGCATTTTCGGTGTAGGCATTATAGTCCCCTCGAGCATGAACGGTCTGGCGCGGGCCGGCTGGCACGCGGTCAACGCGTCAGAAGGCGCGTCACCGAAAGGCGCTACCGGCTCTGGCTAGCGACCAGTGTAACCGCTCTTCTCGAGCTGATGATGAGCCGGCCTCGATAGTGGCGACTCAAGGAGGGTTAAGGAGGGTTATAGCTGACCGTGACGCTGTCCGTGACGACGTTGCCCGCGGCGTCGGTGGCGCTCACGGTGACGGTGTTCTCGCCCGCCCGCAAGCCCGCGACGGTAAAGCTGAAGCGGGTTCCGGAAACGGCCGTCTCGGTCGCCTCGCCGCCGTTCAGCGTGTAGCGCAACCCGCTCACGATGCCCTGCAGCCTGCCGCTCACGATGACGCGGTCGGCGCTCAAAACGGCGCCGCCCGCGGGGCTGGTGATGTCCAGCGGGCGCTCAGGGGGTCTGTTGATGAGCTCGGCCAGGGAGACGCGGCTCAGCGGCTGAGTCGGTAGGGCGCTCCCGCCGGCGGGCTCGAGGCTCAGATAGAGCGAGCCGAAGCCTCTCCAGGAGACCGCCAGGACCGTTCCCCGGTTGACCGCCAGCGAGGTGATCTGGTCACGGTCGCGTTGCCAGTCGTCGCCGCGGTGCCCCCAGGCCTGGTAGGCGCGCCCCGGCGGCGCGGGTTCGCTCAAGACGAAGAGCGCCTCGCCGCCCGGATCCAAGAGGACGCTGCCCAGCGGTTCGCCCTCGGGGCCTGGCAGGCTGAGCGCCAGGGCGCCGGGACGCGCCAAGACCTGGCTCAGCAGGCGCTGCTCGGCCAAAGCCTGAACCAGCGCCTGCTGGCCGCGGTAACCCCAGAGGAGGCCGCCGACGGCGAGCACACAGAAGGAGGCGGCGAGGAGCCAGCCGGCAAGCGCCGGCGGGCGCGGCCGTGATGAGGTGAGTGGTGGGGTGAGTGGTGGGGTGAGCAGTTCGGACTCGAGGCGCCCAGCTTTGGCATAAACCTCCGCGTCGGCCTCGGTAGCAAGAGTAGCAAGAGGAGGCGGCTCGGCAAGCTCGGCCTGAACCCTGCTCCACACCCGCGGGGGCGGCGAGATGGGCGGCAGAGACTCGCTCAAGGCGACCAGCGACGCCCTCAACCCCCGCACTTCCGCCCGGCACTCGGGGCAGCCCGCCAGATGCGCCTCGACCGCCGCCGTCTCCTCCGGCGTCAACGTGCCTGGGTCGGGGCGTCAAAGGCGTAGTCCAGGAGCGTTTCGGGGTGGTTCACGCCTCCTCCAGATACTCTCTGAGCTGAAAGAGCGAGCGGCGCGGCCTGCTCTTTACCGTCCCGAGCGGAAGCCCCGTGCGCTCGGCCAGTTCCCCGTGGCTGTAGCCCCTGAAAAAGGCCTGCCGCACGAGCTGCCGGTCCTCGTCACCGAGCTCTTTTAGCGCGCGCTCCACCATGATGCTCTGCAGCGGGTCGGCAGTGGCCGCCGTAAAGGTCGCGCTGGGGTCGTGTACATCCCAGCCGTCGACCTTTTTGGGCCTGGCGCGGCGCGCCCGCAGCCGGTTGAGCGCCTCGTTGCGGGCGATGGTGTAGATAAACGCCCGCGGCGAGCCCAGGTCGGCGCGGTAGCCGTCCGCCTTGCGGTAGAGTTTGACGAATGTGTCTTGCAAGACCTCCTCGGCCTCCTCCCGGCTCTGGAGCAGCTCGAGCGCAAGAGCGAATACGCGGGCGCTGAAGTGTTCGTACAGTCTGGCGAGTGCCTGCTCGTCGCCATCTTTCAGGTCGTCCAGCAGTTGCGTCTCGAGCTCCATATCCTGTTAGAGGATACGCCCCCGGTCGCGGTGTGGATGTCCAGGGCTGCCCGGAGACCGCGTCTCGAAGTCCGGGTCCCTTGGCTGCTGCCTACTTCAGCGAGGCTCGACGGCTGTGAGAGGCCGCGATACTTGTGCCTGATAGCCGGGGTGCCTGATAGCCGGGGTGCCTGATAGTCTGAGAGGGTGGATCTCGCACTCGCGACAACCCTGGCGCGCCGGCTCATGCTCGAGCACGGCCTGACGGACTGGACCTTTCGCTTCGACCGCGCCCGGCGCCGCTTCGGCCTTTGCGACTACGGCAACAGGACCATCAGCCTGTCGAAACACCTGACCGAACTCAACGATGCGGCGCAGGTCAGAGACACGCTGCTGCACGAGATCGCCCACGCCCTCAGCCCCGGCGCCGGCCACGGCCCGCGCTGGCGGGAGCTGTGCTCGAGGCTCGGCGCCAAACCCGTGCGCCTCTTTGCGGACGAGGTGGCCCGGCCGGTCTCCAAGTACCTATTGATCTGCCCGCGCTGCCGGCAAACCCTGCCCCGCGAGCGCAGGACCCGCCGGGTGCTCGCCTGCAAGCCCTGCTGCGACGCCCATAACGGCGGCCGCTACAGCGCCCGCTACGGCCTCGTCTGGCAGCGCCTGGGCTGAGCTGGGCCGCTGTCGAGAGGGGTCGGTGCCAGTTCGCGGTGCTAGGCCGAGGCCAAGAGCCGCCGCACCCGGCGCGTGAAGAACACCAGCAGCATGAGGCCCAAGGCCAGCCAGACGAGCGACTCGTAGACCTCCAAGCCCTCCAGGACGCGCCACCAGTTGCGACCCAGGAGCACGCCCGCGTAGGCGAGCGTGGCGTTCCAGAGGGCGGTGCCGAGCGCGGTATAGAACAAGAAGCTGAAGAGCGGCATGCGCAGAAGCCCGGCGGGCAAGGAGATCAGGCTGCGCACGGCGGGCACGGCGCGGCCGAAGAGCACCAGGTGCTGGTCGTAACGGTCGAAGAGGCGCAGGGCGCGGTCCAAGTCGCGCTCGAAGAGAAGCAGCCAGCGCCCGTGACGGCGCACGAAGCTCCGCACCCGGCACTCGCCCAGCCAGCGGGCGAGGAGATAGGGAAGGGTCGAGCCCACGACCGAACCGACCGTGCCGGCGACGACGACGCCCAGGAGCGTCATTTCGCCCGTCACGGCCAGAAAACCGGCGAAGGGCATGACCAACTCGGGCGCCACCGCCACCATCACCAGGGCGATGCCGGGGTAGTCGAGCGTCAGGACGAGTTGGCTCACCAGGAGGCGAAGGTTGTCAAGGGCGTTGGCCAGCACGCTCTCTACCATACCGGCTGGGGTGCCAAGCCGAATGAACCGGGCTTACGCTTGG from Deinococcota bacterium includes:
- a CDS encoding anti-sigma factor, translated to MTPEETAAVEAHLAGCPECRAEVRGLRASLVALSESLPPISPPPRVWSRVQAELAEPPPLATLATEADAEVYAKAGRLESELLTPPLTPPLTSSRPRPPALAGWLLAASFCVLAVGGLLWGYRGQQALVQALAEQRLLSQVLARPGALALSLPGPEGEPLGSVLLDPGGEALFVLSEPAPPGRAYQAWGHRGDDWQRDRDQITSLAVNRGTVLAVSWRGFGSLYLSLEPAGGSALPTQPLSRVSLAELINRPPERPLDITSPAGGAVLSADRVIVSGRLQGIVSGLRYTLNGGEATETAVSGTRFSFTVAGLRAGENTVTVSATDAAGNVVTDSVTVSYNPP
- a CDS encoding sigma-70 family RNA polymerase sigma factor; the encoded protein is MELETQLLDDLKDGDEQALARLYEHFSARVFALALELLQSREEAEEVLQDTFVKLYRKADGYRADLGSPRAFIYTIARNEALNRLRARRARPKKVDGWDVHDPSATFTAATADPLQSIMVERALKELGDEDRQLVRQAFFRGYSHGELAERTGLPLGTVKSRPRRSLFQLREYLEEA
- a CDS encoding SprT-like domain-containing protein: MDLALATTLARRLMLEHGLTDWTFRFDRARRRFGLCDYGNRTISLSKHLTELNDAAQVRDTLLHEIAHALSPGAGHGPRWRELCSRLGAKPVRLFADEVARPVSKYLLICPRCRQTLPRERRTRRVLACKPCCDAHNGGRYSARYGLVWQRLG
- a CDS encoding DedA family protein is translated as MLANALDNLRLLVSQLVLTLDYPGIALVMVAVAPELVMPFAGFLAVTGEMTLLGVVVAGTVGSVVGSTLPYLLARWLGECRVRSFVRRHGRWLLLFERDLDRALRLFDRYDQHLVLFGRAVPAVRSLISLPAGLLRMPLFSFLFYTALGTALWNATLAYAGVLLGRNWWRVLEGLEVYESLVWLALGLMLLVFFTRRVRRLLASA